A window of Tachyglossus aculeatus isolate mTacAcu1 chromosome 26, mTacAcu1.pri, whole genome shotgun sequence genomic DNA:
tctatttattttattttgtcaatatgtttggttttgttctctgtctcccccttctagactgtgagcccactgttgggtagggaccgtctctatatgttgccaacttgtacttcccaagcacttagtacagtgctctgcacacagtaagcgctcaataaatatgcagcatggctcagtggaaagggcacgggcttcggagtcggaggtcatgggttccaatcctgggtccgccgcttgtcagctgtgtgaccttgggcaagtcacttaacttctctgggcctcagtgacctcatctgtaaaatcaggatgaagactgtgagccccccatgggacaacctgatcactttgtaaccccccagcgcttagaacagcgctttgcacatggtaagtgcttaacaaataccattattattattattaaattcgattgattgattgattgattgagggccgcCTGGCAGCCGACGGCCTGATAGGAGGCGCTGAGTGTGAAGGCGCTCAGTCCGGAGGAGGAaatagggaggagagaagagggaggaggaaagagggaagagggaagagggaggccttCGTCTGAGGCGCCGAGGCTCATGAGCTCTCAGCCCATAACAGGAGCCGCGGCGCTGCCCAGCTcccaatccatcgatggtatttctcgagcgccgactggactgaacgcttggaagagtacaatccgacagaattagcggacatattccctagagaagcagcgtggctcagtggaaagagcccgggctttggagtcagaggtcatgggttcaaatcccggctccgccaattgtcagctgtgtgactttgggcaagccacttaacgtctctgtgcctcagttccctcatctgtaaaatggggattaataataataataataataatggcatttattaagcgcttactatatgcaaaacactgttctaagcaccagggagggtaagcgccctcctccccccacattacctcctttccctccccacagcacccgtatatatatatatatatatgtttgtacatatttattattctatttatttattttacttgtacatattctatttattttgttaatatgttttgttttgttggctgtctcccccttctagactgtaagcccgctgttgggtagggacggtctctttatgttgacaacttgtacttcccaagcgcttagtatagtgctctgcacacagtaagcgctcaataaatcagtccaataaatcagctgtgtgactttgggcaagtcacttaacttctctgtgcctcagttacctcatctgtaaaatggggattgaaactgtgagccccccatgggacaacctgatgaccttataacctccccagcgcttagaacggtgctttgcacatagtaagcgcttaataaatgtcactgttattattattattacacactaatcaatttgggcacagtccctgcccacatgaggctcacaatctttatccccattttacagatgaggtaacagtcccagcgaagttaagcgactcagccaaggtcacaccacagtcaagtggcagaactgggattagaacccaggtcctttggggtcatgctctgtccactgggccacgctgcttcttactgagggaaggcttcctgaagaagtgattttagtagggctttggacatgggggagagtggtggtctatccaATAGGAAGGGGAACACGAACAAGCGGTCGAAGGCAAGAGAAACGAGAGCGGggcactgtgagtaggttggcattagagtgaaatgTGCAAGCTTGGGTGTAATGGGGGACGAGCGAGGAGAAGTAGCAAGGAGAGCAGATGAAGACTTTGATGCAGGTAGGCAATcattggagatatttgaggagaggggagacgtgTGCagacaatattttagaaaaatgcttcAGGCGGCAGAGTcacatatggactggagagaggctggagacggaggtatggcatttattaagcacttaatttggagtagatacaaggttatgcgatcagacacagttcctgtcccacatggagcccacaatccattttacagatgaggaaactgaggcccagataagtgagatatgacaaggtcatacagcaggccattgGCTGAGTTGGGACTTAAATCTGAGTCTGCTGGCTCCccgtcctgtgttctttccatccacactcacacactcatacccatacacacatacatacacactacacacacacccatccatGCCCACAAGCACACAAATACCCATCCCCGCCCACACACTCACATATAGACACACACatacttaaaaaaacccaacttattcggtaagtacttactatgtgtcaaactcgaTTCTAAGCACCGGGTATGTACGAGCTAATTAGGTCAGCCAcggaccctgccccacatgcagCTCAGTTTAAGTACCCGCAGAAACATGAATACTTGGATGCATATTCACACATACACGTATATGCACTCCCCCAtgtaagagaagaagcatggcataatggatacagcacaggcctgggagtccgaaagtcacgggttctaatcctgcctctgccacttgtctgctttgtaccctgggcaagtcacttcacttctctgtgcctccgttccctcatctgtaaaatgaggattgagactgtgagccccacgtgggacagggactgtgtccaaccttattaacctgtatccaccccagtgcttagtacagtgcctggcacacagtaagtgcttaacaaatgccacagttatcattatataCCCACATAGCTCCCAAATACAttatatgtctctctctctctctccatatatttcCATGCATACAAATGCATCCATAACCACCATACgcatataaaaatatatacctATACACATGCGCAAGTACATACATacccacatacacatacatacatttgAAGGAGTTGAGGAACATTtgaatgttctctgtctcccccttctagactgtgagcccgctgttgggtagggactctctctatgtgttgccgacttgtacttcccaagcgcttcgtacagtgctctgcacacagtaagcgctcaataaatacgattgactgattgaggaaggagggattcctctctcccccggccccctcctgtTAGGATCAGCCTATGGGCTGAATCCCTTTTTatccattccccccccaccccatggccAAACCCTAACGCTCCCCATCCATAACTATCCTATGGATGGCCAGTCCCCATCTTTGTCCAGTCCCTGGGGAGAACCTACCTGGGGGTCTgaccacctcccaccccccgacCAGAGTTGCCAGCCTCCCTACCCTGGCATGTTCTGTTGGAGGTGGGCTACCCAGTTGGCACTACGGGGAGTGGGCAGTGGCCCAACCAGCAAGGCCCCGGGAACTCCCGACCCCCATGGGCAGGGGTGGCCCCGGTTGCCTTGGGACTCAGCTACGCATGCCCAGGGTTAGTGAGGTCCAGGAGCTGTGCTGGGGGAGGGTGGCCTGCTGAGCCCCCGTCCTGGGCTGTTTTATTACAGTTCTTCATCCTCATCACATTTTTTTATTCGGCGTTCActggtctcaataaatacgattgattgattgatcaggttgccccacgtggggctcacagtcttaatccccaaacttaaagcactgttttaagcaccggggagtttacaagttcctctccccctcctcatcccccctgccttacttccttcccctccccacagcacctgtacatatgtatatatatttgtacatatttattactctattttccttgtacatatttattctattttgttaatatgttttgttttgttgtccgtctcccccttctagggtgtgagcccactgttgggtagggaccgtctctgtatgttgccaacttgtacttcccaagcccttagtacagtgctctgcacacagtaagcgctcagtaaatacgattgaatgaatgaatgaatgccaagttgtacttcccaagcgcttagtacagtgttctacacacagtaagcgctcaataaatacgattgaataaatgaatgaatcggtcGTTGAGCTGACGACTGGGAAGGTTGGAGAGTGAGGCCCCTGCAACTGAGTCCGAATCCCTCCGTCGAGGACAAGGaagatgtctgccaactctgtcgtactgtactcaccccagcgcttagtacagtgctctctacacggtaagctctcaataaatatcacagatggattgattgtttcctTGTCTGGGGCAAGTggccttctgcctcaccctcagGACCTCCTTGGAGGGGCGGTGGTTTCCCCGTTCCTGTGAGGCTCCGGAGCCCCAGGCCCTGGGAAGGTGTTTCTTAAAGCTTAGCCCCActcctggatcatcatcatcatcatcaatcgtatttattgagcgcttactatggatgcTGTGGGTCCCATTGCCTGCGGTTCAGCCCTCGCTGGTGCTGTTGGTGAAGAAACTGGTGTGCATCTCTGCCCTTCCAGGAAAAGGTGGGGAAGGTGTTTCTTAAAGCCCAGCCCCACTCCTGGATGCTGTGGGTCCCACTGCCTGCGGTTCAGCCCTCGCTGGTGCTGTTGGTGAAGAGACTGGTGTGCATCTCTGCCCTTCCGAGAAAAGGTGGGGAAGGTGTTTCTTAAAGCCTAGCCCCACTCCTGGATGCTGTGGGTCCCATTGCCTGCGGTTCAGCCCTAACTGGTGCTGTTGGTGAAGAGACTGGTGTGCATCTCTGCCCTTCCGAGAAAAAGTGGGGAAGGTGTTTCTTAAAGCCCAGCCCCACTCCTGGATGCTGTGGGTCCCATTGCCTGCGGTTCAGCCCTCGCTGGTGCTGTTGAAGAGACTGGTGTGCATCTCTGCCCTTCCGGGAAAAGGTGGGGAAGGTGTTTCTTAAAGCCCAGCCCCACTCCTGGATGCTGTGGGTCCCATTGCCTGCGGTTCAGCCCTCGCTGGTGCTGTTGGTGAAGAGACTGGTGTGCATCTCTGCCCTTCCGAGAAAAGGTGGGGGTGTTTGACGGTCGGGccagggtcggggggggggggggggggggcctctgcagcagcagcacccccctcccgccccagtcAGCTAGATCAGGTGGAGGCTATTTTGAGGACAATTAGCAGGGGAGAGGCCGGTTCCCGCGGCCCCTGGCCCTCAGCCCTGCGGTCACAGGACAGTCGGTCCGCCCGGCCCCCGGCAGCCCGGGCCAGCCCCCTCGGTCCCCCCGGCACTGAGTCACGCCGGCAGAATTAACCACTGACCTCCAAGCGCCGCCGGCTCCCCGTGGGGCCGGGCCAGGGCCGCTGTCGGCCGCCACCTCCCGCCCGGGCACCTTGCCCTCTCCGGGATGCTCCGCCCCGCTAATCCGGGCTCCGAGGGAAACCGGACCCGCGGCCGAGCTTGGGGGGCGGgaggaaagtgggggggggggggggggatgcggcAGTTTAAAGGGCCAGGCCCCGGGCGGGGCGCTATAAagggccgggaggtgggagaCGCCAGCCAGCCGGACAGCCAGCCAGAGGGGTCCCGTGTGTCCCGATGGACGTCCCCGTGACTCTGCAGCCGTCCTGGCTGCGCCGCCCGTTGGGCGCCCCGGGCCCGGCCTTCCCCTCCCGCCTCTTCGACCAGCGTTTCGGGGAGGGGCTGCTGGAGGCCGAGCTGGCGGCCCTGGGCGTCCCCGGGCTGGGCCCCACCTTCCTGCGGGCCCCCGGCGTGGCGCTGCGCCCCGAGCCCGCCCCGCCCCAGGTCTGAGGGGGACCCCCGAGGGACCCCCGAGGGACCCGACGCCCCCCCCATccgtccccgccccgccccctaacctaagcctctcctccctccgcccccggcAGAAGGACCACTTCTCCGTGCTGCTGGACGTGAAGCACTTCTCCCCGGAGGAGATCAGCGTGAAGGTGGTCGACGGGCACGTGGAGGTGCACGCGCGCCACGAGGAGCGGCAGGTACCGACCGGGAGGGAGGAGACGCGGTGGCTGGCGGAGGGAGCCGCGGGGGGCCCGAGGGCACgcggtgatggggggggggggggtcagacgGCGGAGAAGGGGCGTCAGAGAAGGCCCTCCGTCCCTTAACGGTCCCCAGGACGAACACGGCTTCATCACGCGGGAGTTTCACCGCCGCTACCGCCTGCCCGCCGGTGTGGACGGCACGCGCGTGACTTCGGCCCTCTCCCCCGAAGGGATCCTGGCTATCGAGgggccccccagccccagcccgcaggggaccacccccactcccccctaGGGGGTTTGGGCCgggctgcccctgtccctctgggcagccaggggggaaggggggtgggattCTGAGCCAGCCCTCACCGCCCCCTCTCCCGATTGGGGGGGTCTCCCGCCCCCGCCCAACCCCCCTAAAGGCGATCTGTCCCGCAGGACTCCCAATAAAGCGTTGAGCAGACTGCGTGCTGTGGGGcgtgtccccctccccctgcagggGCGGGGAACGAGTTTATtggcggcgggggggcggggagggggcggagcagTCACTGGCGCTCGTACATGTCCCGGAGAATCTTCATACTGTCCGCGTAGCGAAGCTGGTTCCTCTGGGATGCTTCCTTCcatctgggggagggagggagggagggaggcccggtGGGTAGGGGGTTAAGGGAGAGTCGGGGGGGAGGAGccaagggggcgggagggggctgcTGTGGTCAGCTGGAGGAGCGGGGACGAAGGACGGCTTGGAGCCAAAAagggaggagtgtgtgtgtgtcacagaCCTTTGGCGGACGAGTCTCCAGCGCTCCATGTTGCGGTGGATGAGGGCGGATATGGAAGGGTCCGGCTCCGGAGTCTGGTCGAGGGGCGGGAAACGAAGATAATCACCAAAGTGCCCCCCTTCCTTCCAGCGGGACCCTTCTCCCTATGGCCTTAGAGAAACCTTTCCCGGCCTCTTCCTccgctccccgccgccccccagccTTCTCCTCGGTCGCGGAGAGGAAGCGGGGGTTACCGCGTCTGGGGCCCCCTGGGCCTCCGGctgcaggggagaagggatgcGGGGGCTGGAGACCTCCCCGCCCGAGCAGGGGGCAACGGGGGGCGGTAGGCTGTACACGTCCCGGTTCCTCCCGTTCAACACCTCGGCCCCCTGCGAACGGAACAGGCCGGGGTCAGCGCCGACAGCGGACtccgccccctccatccctcccccctcccgtTTTGGCGGCACCTCCTCGTCCTCGGGCAGAAGGGgcagcggggggctgggggacgcCTCGCGCTCGCGCACGGTGGGGCTGTTTCGCATCCAGGCGCGGCAGATGGGATACAGGGGGGTGTTCTCGCCGAACTGGGCTAGGTCCACGCTGCGGTCGAACAGCTTGATGACGTAGGTATCTACAGCAAAAACGGTGTGTGTCTGAACAGTGGGGGGGTGAGGGCGGTGTGGGTGATCTGGGGgcaccctctcccccccaccaacccaccATCCTCGTCCCGGACTTACTGGATCGCTGCTGTCCCCCCTCGGGGAGCCCCTCCTCCATTTCTTTCCGCTTCTTCCGCCGGTGATGTGAGAGGCGCGCAGAAGGGCTAGGGGAAGGAGAGACCGACCCAGAGTACCAACCTTCCCTACTCCTCTgccccgtccctctcccccccgcaTCAGCGGCCTCCGCAACCCCCTCCTCCAAATTTACCGTTTGCCGGCTGCCGAGGGGGAGATTTCCCTGGAAAGAAAATCAGAGTTAAGTTCTTTACCGTCTCAGTGACGAGGCGGGGACACGCGGGATTCCTTTCTGGCCCGCCCCTACCCTGCCTCCGCCCCCACAGGGGAACGAAGGCCGGGGCGTGGGGGAGATTCCTCCGGCCTGCCCTGGGCCACCCACAGCTCCGTCCCTGCTACCCCGCCATCCCCTCGggacaagcggttagtacagtgctctgcacacagtaagcgctcaataaatacgattgaataaaactCACTTGCTGTGGGCATCTGAGGGTGTCTTCCCAGTTTCATCTTCTAGTGGCTCCCTGGTGGTAAGGGGAATGGGGTCGGGGATGGAGAAAGGCCGCAGCCTCGCCTGAGAGCTCCTCCGATAGTCCCGCAGGAAGGCCGCacccctgtccctcctctctcccgatggccccctgccccctcacctgtCCACGTCGCTCTTCTCCAGCAGGCACTGCAGCACGGCATCCAGGTGGCTCCGGGCTTTGGTCATCTCCAGCTCTGGGCcgaggagaggaggatgaatgaatgttgccaacctgtcattcattcattcattcaatcgtatttattgagtgcttactgtgtgcacagcactggactaagcgcttgggaagtccaggttggcaacatacagagacagtccctacccaacaacgggctcacagtctagaagggggaagacagacaacaaaaccaaacaagtagacaggcgtcaatggcATCCGTagctcacccaatcaatcaatcgtatttattgagcgcttactgtgtgcacagcactgtactaggcgcttgggaagtacaagttggcaacatatagagacagtccctacccaacagtgggctcgcagtctaaaagggggaattcattcattcccaattcatcactcattcattcaatcgcatttattgagcgcttactgtgtcctccccaagcgcttagtacggtgctctgcacgcagtaagcgctcaataaatacgaatgaatgaatgagaggaaggtgTGAAGCTTTCGTTGGGATCATgaccccttcccacctctcccccccACGTACCTGCTTTCTCCACCTTCACCTTCACCGGGAACATGGcagatggggggagatggagcgCCCTGAAGTCGTCTTTCAGTTCCAGGGGTGACCCCAGAAGAGGGCGGGAGTCACCCCTCTAGGCAAAATTCCAGTCTCCAAGGGGAACCGCAGGCGGGGAATCTCTGGTGGGAGAACTCCCTGATTCTTTCTGCCAGTTCCCCGCagccccctgtccctgtccctgcccctcccttcgTTCCTATTGACTTGAACGGCCTCCCATTCGCTGGAACCACGAATCAGGGGTCACCGAGCGGAGCTGCTCCGCCCCGCGGGGCCGTTTTCCGGAAGTCATCTAACGTCCGCCCCAAGCCAGCCGCGCGGCGCCCCCTGGGACATGTAGTTCGagttcccctctcctccaccgccccccccgccgCGGTGCCTTGTGGGAGACGAAAGACCGTGCTCCGCAGCGCCCCTCGAGCCCCGAAGAGGTACCGCAGGCTGAGCCTCCGGCTCTGAATGGCGGGCGCGTTGCACTGTGGGACGTGTAGTCTTTTAGGAGACGGAAATCATTTCGGGGCAGGGTTGCTGAACGACGAGGCGGGGGCGAGCCTCAGGCCTGGGACTGCGTGGCGGAattgagaaatcatcatcatcaatcgtatttattgagcgcttactgtgtgcagagcactgtactaagcgcttgggaagtacaggttggcaacatctagagacagtccctacccaacagtgggctcacagtctaaaagggggagacggagaacaaaaccaaggggctgtggggaagggaaggaggtaaaagggggagacagagaacaaaaccaaacatactaacaaaataaatagaataggtatgtacaagtaaaataaataaataaagtaatgaatatgtacaaacatctatacatagatacagagaaatggctcttcctcccttcaaggccctactgagagctcacctcctccaggaggccttcccagactgagccccttccttcctcgccccctctccatccccccatcttacctccttcccttccccacagcacctgtatatatgtatgtacatatttattactctatttatattacttgtacatatctattctatttattttattttgttagtatgtttggttttgttctctgtctcccccttttagactgtgagcccactgttgggtagggactgtctctacatgttgccaacttggacttcccaagcgcttagtacagtgctgtgcacacagtaagcgctcaataaatacgattgattgatttatgtttggttttgttctctgtctcccccttttagactgtgagcccactgttgggtagggactgtctctatatgttgccaacttggacttcccaagtgcttagtacagtgctctgcacacagtaagcgctcaataaatacgattgattgattgattgattgattgattgattgaaatagcatAGCCTAGTGCAAGAGAACGCAGACTTGCACTAGGGAGGTAGAGTGGTCCAGTGGACAGGCCTggacggagtcagaaggacctgggttccaaccccccACTTCACCACATCCGCTGGGTGATCTTGCTTTGCCTGCTTTCTGTCACCgcatctcacttacctcatctgtaaaatggggattcactgtgagccccacgtgggacacggacagcacccaacctgattattttgatccaccccagctcttagtacaagtgcctaacacatagtaggcacttaaccaataccatggaagaaaattaaggaaaaaaaaaaaaagattgggagtcagaggacctgggttctaattccacctctgtcccTCACCAGCAGCATGACCTTATAcaaaggtcctactgagagctcacctcctccaggaggccttcccagactgaggcccctccttcctctccccctcgtccccctctccatccctaccatcttacctccttcccttccccacagcacctgtatttatgtatatatgtttgtacatacttattactctattttacttgtatatatctattctatttattttattttgttaatgtttggttttgttctctgtctcccccttctagactgtgagcccactgttgggtagggactgtctctatatgttgccaacttggacttcccaagcgcttactacagtgctctgcacacagtaagcgctcaataaatatgattgattgattgatacaaatcactttaataataattacagtacttgttaagcacttactatgtgccaagtactgttctaagcactggggtaggtgcaaattaatcaggttggccacaatccctgtaccacatggggctcacagtcttaaattccatttcacagataggggaactgaagcccagagaagtgacttgcgcagggtcacacagcagacaagtggtggagccaggattagaacctaggtcctcctaaCCCCTAGGCCCATActatacccactaggccacactgcttctcaaacgcagacctaccccagtgtttagtaccgcacttggcacatagtaagcacttaagaattactataattatcattagtttATTGTCGACAGCTTACCCAgggccactcacactctctcatccccgCACGGACCGGGAGTATGAGCAAGCAGGAGGGCAAGGGTTTagcacatcatcaatcaatcgtatttattgagcgcttactgtgtgcagagcactgtactaagcccttgggaagtacaggttggcaacaagttggaagCACATGGCCAAGAACACATGAAAATGTTTTACATGTAAAACCCCCTGATGGCCAAACCGTCCCAGGCAACCACAATCCAGCAGCACAGGAGGCCGCTGCAGTCTTTGCCATCCCCATTAGCcagatatttttatttttctgttgtTCCGCCTgggccctgttcattcattcatattgagtgcttactgtgtgcagggcatcgtactaagcgcttagaaagtacaattcggcaacagaaacaatccctacccaacgggctcacagtttaagcagaacGCCCTGAGTGGTGATTCAGCCAGAAATCTTTACGGGCCAGCCGCAATAAGGGAGAACTAGGCCTAGAAGCCAGTTCTCTGGCTTCCCAGGGCCAGGGCCTCGCCACTGGACCCAGGGCAGGACTCCAAGGCTGCGGCCCTGGGctacagacgcattccctgccctttaGGGAATTTGGGGAATTGCTGGATACCCATCCTGTcccggctcccctcccctccggtcCTCTCAAGGCCAGGACGCTCGGAGCCGAGGCCAGCTGTGTTCTTTATTGCACCCTCGTGGGCcgggggaggtcagggaggggctGTCAGCTCCATCCAGACAGAGTTTGCCTTTCCCTTCGGGGATCTGAGTGCGTGTCCAAGGGAtgccggggttgggggagggtgggagactGGCCACCCGgaaaggtggaggggagaggctggcccTGTGGTTGTGTGGGAGGGGGTCAAGGCAGCCCCAGGGGGATGGTGAAGGAGAGGTAGTCCCCAACCTCGCCCCACTGTGCACGATGTGTCTGGAATACGGTGATCCAAGCGGTCAGCACCACCAGCCAGAACAGGAGCCCAACTGCTGACCGCTGCACATCTGGAGGGGACAAAGAAGGGAACAGAGAGAAGCTCACGGCAGGCCGGAGAAGGCATCATCATCAGAGCAACCTTCCACCACTCTACCTTTCCATGGGTATGGTcactccgcccccgcccccaaacaCACTGTCCTAcacacttctcccctcccacGGTGGAGAATACTcgattctccttcctctctcctccagagTACTTTACTCCTCTCCCCGGAGTATCGTATTCTCCTCCCCTACCAGCAGTACCGTACTGTCCtcgcctcccctccctgccccgagTATCGTACCGTCCTTCCCCCAGTACCggactctcctcccctcccctgacgCAGCACCCTATTCTTGGGCACCCCACTCCCTGAGTATCGTACCTTCTTCCCCCCAGGGAAGGGTACActgctctcctctcctgtcccctgcacttcccgcccccccgccctcgGGCCGAATTCCCACGGGACGCACAGCTCTTGATCTGTCCCTGCTCCGAGTAGGCCGGGGCCAGGAAAGCCTCTCTGAAGAACCAGAAAACGTTGACCAGCCAGAGGAAGGGCAAGAGGGCAAAGCCACCTGAGGAGTCGAGAACAGTccattataacaacaacaattataattACAGTTATTACAATTGGG
This region includes:
- the LIN37 gene encoding protein lin-37 homolog → MFPVKVKVEKAELEMTKARSHLDAVLQCLLEKSDVDREPLEDETGKTPSDAHSKEISPSAAGKRPSARLSHHRRKKRKEMEEGLPEGGQQRSNTYVIKLFDRSVDLAQFGENTPLYPICRAWMRNSPTVREREASPSPPLPLLPEDEEGAEVLNGRNRDVYSLPPPVAPCSGGEVSSPRIPSPLQPEAQGAPDATPEPDPSISALIHRNMERWRLVRQRWKEASQRNQLRYADSMKILRDMYERQ
- the PSENEN gene encoding gamma-secretase subunit PEN-2 — its product is MNLERVSNEEKLHLCRKYYLGGFALLPFLWLVNVFWFFREAFLAPAYSEQGQIKSYVQRSAVGLLFWLVVLTAWITVFQTHRAQWGEVGDYLSFTIPLGLP
- the HSPB6 gene encoding heat shock protein beta-6 encodes the protein MDVPVTLQPSWLRRPLGAPGPAFPSRLFDQRFGEGLLEAELAALGVPGLGPTFLRAPGVALRPEPAPPQKDHFSVLLDVKHFSPEEISVKVVDGHVEVHARHEERQDEHGFITREFHRRYRLPAGVDGTRVTSALSPEGILAIEGPPSPSPQGTTPTPP